In a genomic window of Brettanomyces nanus chromosome 1, complete sequence:
- a CDS encoding uncharacterized protein (BUSCO:EOG09342H0F~EggNog:ENOG41), with the protein MERQDKKPFYTFHDKHFGKATIENYVYTKKSQGNRDKTVNRYIPNHKVPLTEHGHHQAREAGKVLKSILKDDDTVCFYTSPYMRARQTTVDIIDGIKDTGIKYKVYEEPRMREQDFGNFQSTSDEMQQMWVERAKYGHFFYRIPHGESAADVYDRCASFNASLFRQFSQDSFPSVLVLVTHGIWARVFLMKWFRWKVEYFEDLQNVPHCSWIVMQKNENDQRYTLKTHMTTWSELKDPQRIERMREDTSEELKFNSNGRLSDNEMNRVVDATVKVKEEQVRNALETRKLYEQFCECSKNGCSNQEEDGLT; encoded by the exons ATGGAGAGACAGGATAAGAAACCCTTTTACACATTTCATGATAAACACTTTGGCAAGGCTACTATAGAGAACTATGTGTACACCAAGA AATCCCAAGGCAACAGGGACAAAACAGTCAATAGGTACATACCCAACCATAAGGTTCCATTAACCGAGCATGGACATCACCAGGCTCGTGAAGCTGGAAAGGTTTTGAAAAGCATTcttaaagatgatgatactgtCTGCTTCTACACCTCACCCTATATGAGGGCCAGACAGACCACCGTTGATATTATCGATGGCATCAAGGATACGGGCATCAAGTATAAAGTTTATGAGGAGCCACGAATGAGAGAGCAAGATTTTGGAAACTTCCAGAGCACTTCAGACGAGATGCAACAAATGTGGGTAGAAAGAGCCAAATACGGACATTTCTTCTATAGAATCCCACATGGTGAAAGCGCTGCAGATGTCTATGATCGTTGTGCATCATTTAATGCTTCTCTATTTCGCCAGTTTAGTCAGGATTCATTTCCATCTgtattggtattggtaACGCACGGAATATGGGCACGTGTTTTTCTTATGAAGTGGTTCCGTTGGAAAGTCGAGTACTTTGAGGATCTTCAGAACGTTCCTCATTGCAGCTGGATAGTGATGCAGAAAAACGAGAATGACCAACGTTATACACTGAAGACCCATATGACCACATGGAGTGAACTGAAAGATCCACAGAGAATAGAGAGAATGAGAGAAGATACAtctgaagaattgaagtTCAATTCAAATGGAAGACTCAGCGATAACGAAATGAATAGGGTGGTCGATGCAACAGTAAAAGTCAAAGAGGAACAAGTAAGAAACGCATTGGAGACCAGGAAATTGTATGAACAATTTTGCGAATGTAGTAAAAATGGGTGTTCGAATCAAGAGGAGGATGGATTGACATAA
- a CDS encoding uncharacterized protein (BUSCO:EOG093401LW) translates to MQASEEMKHALNGNGNGHKNSVCSVDSVSSHQQGHSVDKSHIAIMEPDDTHDFPSFSQGEEVPNDSFMDFGNAEDTGRVEERVDDTSETPKKGASLNIPKHQDFLSLFRHLKDIQGAEDAEDVEDGGRNSTVDENAENGKGGESTQRSQQLQQLQQQLSKYLHHHFNSGVNSEESHRFQSRLLRGFKKARGDDNRNNRRRSTMVFKDSIQELDYKNQEKMDFIITSLTAGYPEVLFTSSYFLNDEHSQRKVPLLLSFLSLSITEVTRSKHSKRRVFKLYLEYGLGNDVLRWTLLKDYKQLMSFHNKLRIQVLQTNVLFKGTEKRVIKIPKFPKLKDSRNYSSTSEMHSPLHTPTEISSPLRQSTDFTSYNSENGHAHHLSSSSREVGTPADESYVTALRSIDSSISSDGAASTHSGSSIISNISNAWKRAFLKFNRGGAPRKGYSLREGLQQYFDELIKCLLLRTESTRLLQFFELSPISILLDKENVEKRKEGYLFIKTTAKAQGWKVGHLKYRDFKAMVVRHTSKWFIVGHSYIMYVSDINSTTPLDVFLVDSSFKMSLFGFAELSKGTNVSDFLKEQMQADSESSDEEDDGTVPSDFAIRRKNPYFSMTLENSERKLSVMSKSAKELKNWCLSIYEMMSQSEWSKPHRFESFAPIRTDCFAQWFVDARDYMWAASSAMEMAKDVIFIHDWWLTPELYMRRPPDGNQEWRIDRILKRKAEQGVKIFVIVYRNVINTVITDSLWTKHSLLDLHPNIHVMRSPNQWMQNVYFWAHHEKLLIVDQTVCFLGGIDICYGRWDTPDHTLIDDHPYAFQAQASSPSKVGHASCQVFPGKDYSNPRVGDFFDLHHPFQDMCDRETTPRMPWHDVHMVTCGQPARDLSRHFVQRWNYLLRQKRPSRLTPLLLPPRDFTEEELDRFHFKGTCEIQLLRSSCSWSLGLQKHEQSVQNAYMKCIETSEHFVYIENQFFITSCEVDGVMVMNRIGDALVDRIIRAHKDKETWKAVIMIPLLPGFASEVDNHDGSSVRLITRCQYMSISMGESSIYAKLRKLGIIPEDYIQFYSLRRWGMIGRKKLLVTEQLYIHAKAMIVDDRTAIIGSANINERSMRGTRDSEVCAIVRDKDMINSYMDGKKYKVGKFAHTLRMRLMREHLGVDVDLLDMVERRFSEIESFASTDLGLTASTLKGAQHGDNRLSAMIELGTRYLLKEYDGTEKFKSILTKNSSAGGPLSEKMQESFGVIDVNDNSNNLDDIPYIYSFNHRASKENIGIRDRKPFSTDTRVTTPEHRSDVLGYGEDKYQSDFYVDSKAKVNSFLRKAAEAASEDGLLPYYEDVIEFLNEEDENVSIDELNRERWVMLKRLFYMQKLESKKAYDAREQTSPSPEDAERNSATARDIKLESIPATTLSDDEIKEIDKNILPQTVTDFVDPYSFEDPLDIDFFEGMWMPQSIRNTMLYEMVFHVQPDDSVLIWKEYKRFQELKQAFMENQKLERGYNESDVDDKYPTYEGDDEVIFEGNLNQDGASDSMPGSSDSAQVHFESSEDKSESKESLLDLKRRTMRRARMTELDRFQRAGSLSGGMGPMMFGGGLVGNYGSMSVYDYETAKKLLGLIKGRVVKFPSKWLKKEVEGSNWFYKADKLPPIQIYN, encoded by the exons ATGC AGGcttcagaagaaatgaaacaTGCTCTCAATGGTAATGGAAATGGCCATAAGAATAGTGTTTGTTCTGTTGATTCTGTCAGCTCTCACCAACAGGGCCACTCTGTAGACAAAAGTCACATAGCTATTATGGAACCTGACGATACCCACGATTTTCCTTCGTTTAGTCAAGGTGAGGAAGTACCCAATGATTCATTTATGGATTTTGGTAATGCTGAGGATACAGGCAGAGTAGAAGAGCGTGTTGATGATACATCGGAAACCCCAAAGAAGGGAGCAAGCTTGAATATTCCGAAGCATCAAGATTTTTTGTCGCTATTTAGGcatttgaaggatattcAGGGtgcagaagatgcagaagatgttgaagatggGGGAAGAAATAGTACAGTGGATGAAAATGCCGAAAATGGTAAAGGTGGGGAAAGTACACAGCGTTCTCAACAACTTCAGCAATTACAACAGCAACTCTCCAAGTACCTTCACCATCACTTTAACAGTGGGGTCAACTCCGAGGAATCACATCGGTTCCAAAGCAGGCTACTCAGGGGTTTTAAAAAGGCAAGAGGTGATGACAACAGAAATAATAGGAGAAGGTCCACCATGGTATTCAAGGATTCCATTCAGGAGTTGGATTACAAGAATCAGGAAAAGATGGACTTCATTATTACCTCTTTGACTGCTGGATACCCAGAGGTTTTGTTTACCTCTTCATATTTTCTTAACGATGAGCATAGTCAGAGAAAAGTTCCGCTTCTactctctttcttgtcACTTTCTATTACTGAAGTTACTAGAAGTAAGcattccaaaagaagagtttTCAAGTTGTATCTGGAATACGGCTTAGGAAATGATGTTCTAAGATGGACTCTTCTTAAAGATTATAAGCAGTTGATGAGTTTTCACAATAAGCTCAGGATTCAGGTGTTACAAACCAATGTGCTATTCAAAGGTACAGAGAAAAGGGTCATAAAGATTCCTAAGTTTCCCAAGCTAAAGGATAGTCGCAATTATTCTTCCACTTCTGAAATGCATTCCCCATTGCATACACCTACCGAAATTTCATCACCATTGCGGCAATCTACTGACTTTACTTCTTATAATTCTGAGAATGGTCATGCCCATCAtttgtcatcttcttcaagagaagtTGGTACCCCTGCTGACGAGTCGTATGTAACTGCCCTACGATCTATTgactcttcaatatcttctgaTGGTGCGGCGTCTACTCATTCAGGCTCTTCTATCATATCCAACATTTCCAATGCTTGGAAACGTGCTTTTCTTAAGTTTAATAGAGGTGGAGCACCAAGGAAGGGCTATAGCTTAAGAGAGGGTCTTCAGCAGTATTTCGATGAGCTAATAAAGTGCTTACTTTTGCGTACCGAGTCTACGAGACTTCTTCAGTTTTTTGAATTGTCACCGATAAGCATCCTACTCGATAAGGAAAATGTcgagaaaaggaaagaggGATACTTGTTTATCAAAACTACCGCAAAGGCACAAGGTTGGAAAGTTGGCCACTTGAAATACAGAGATTTCAAAGCTATGGTTGTGAGACACACCTCTAAATGGTTCATTGTTGGACACAGTTATATCATGTATGTGTCTGATATTAACTCGACGACACCTTTGGATgtttttcttgttgattcCAGTTTCAAGATGTCTCTTTTTGGTTTTGCTGAACTATCTAAAGGTACAAATGTTTCGGATTTTCTGAAAGAACAAATGCAGGCCGATTCAGAGTCcagtgatgaagaagatgacggCACAGTGCCTAGTGATTTTGctataagaagaaagaatccgTATTTTTCAATGACCCTTGAAAACTCCGAGAGAAAGTTAAGTGTTATGTCGAAGTCTGCCAAGGAGCTAAAAAATTGGTGTCTGTCTATTTACGAGATGATGTCCCAGTCTGAGTGGAGTAAGCCACATAGATTTGAAAGCTTTGCTCCTATTAGAACGGATTGCTTTGCTCAATGGTTTGTTGATGCCCGAGATTACATGTGGgctgcttcttcagctATGGAAATGGCCAAAGATGTTATATTTATTCATGATTGGTGGCTAACTCCTGAATTATACATGAGAAGACCTCCAGATGGAAACCAGGAGTGGAGGATTGATAGAATCTTAAAACGGAAAGCCGAACAAGGTGTGAAGATATTTGTCATTGTCTATAGAAATGTGATTAACACGGTTATAACTGATTCGCTTTGGACCAAGCATTCGTTATTAGATCTTCATCCCAACATTCATGTCATGAGATCGCCGAATCAATGGATGCAAAATGTCTACTTTTGGGCTCATCATGAGAAGTTGTTAATCGTTGACCAGACGGTTTGCTTCCTTGGTGGTATTGATATCTGCTATGGTAGGTGGGATACTCCGGATCATACCTTAATAGATGATCATCCGTACGCTTTCCAAGCACAGGCGTCTTCTCCTTCCAAGGTCGGGCATGCGTCGTGTCAAGTTTTTCCAGGTAAAGATTATTCGAACCCAAGAGTTGGTGATTTCTTCGATTTACATCATCCATTCCAAGATATGTGTGATCGGGAGACAACTCCAAGAATGCCATGGCATGATGTTCATATGGTGACTTGTGGACAGCCGGCCAGAGATCTATCTCGTCATTTCGTTCAGCGTTGGAATTATTTGCTACGTCAAAAGAGGCCTTCGCGTTTGACGCCATTATTACTTCCCCCTCGCGACTTCACTGAAGAGGAATTGGATCGATTCCACTTTAAAGGTACCTGTGAAATACAATTGTTGAGGTCGTCGTGTTCGTGGTCTCTTGGCCTTCAAAAGCACGAACAAAGTGTTCAAAATGCATATATGAAATGTATTGAGACTAGTGAACACTTTGTGTACATAGAgaatcaattcttcatTACATCATGCGAGGTTGATGGTGTCATGGTTATGAATCGTATAGGTGATGCTCTAGTTGATAGAATTATACGTGCTCATAAGGATAAAGAGACATGGAAAGCAGTCATTATGATTCCCTTACTGCCCGGATTTGCAAGTGAAGTCGATAACCACGACGGTTCATCCGTGAGACTTATTACAAGATGTCAGTATATGTCCATTTCTATGGGGGAAAGTTCTATTTATGCCAAATTACGGAAGCTCGGTATAATTCCGGAAGATTATATTCAATTCTATTCGTTGAGAAGGTGGGGTATGATCGGCAGAAAGAAGTTATTGGTGACAGAACAGTTGTATATTCACGCTAAAGCGATGATAGTGGACGATCGTACTGCTATTATTGGATCTGCCAATATCAATGAGAGATCCATGAGGGGTACACGAGATTCAGAGGTTTGTGCTATTGTTAGAGACAAAGATATGATTAATAGTTATATGGATGGCAAGAAGTATAAAGTCGGGAAATTTGCTCACACCTTGAGGATGCGACTAATGAGAGAGCACCTTGGGGTTGACGTTGACTTATTAGATATGGTGGAGAGACGGTTTTCGGAAATTGAATCATTTGCTAGTACTGATCTTGGTCTCACAGCCTCAACATTGAAAGGTGCGCAGCACGGCGATAACAGACTCTCAGCGATGATAGAGTTAGGAACCAGATATTTGTTGAAAGAATATGACGGTACTGAGAAGTTTAAGTCGATTCTCACCAAGAATTCCTCAGCCGGAGGGCCACTTTCTGAAAAGATGCAGGAGTCATTTGGCGTTATCGATGTGAATGACAACAGCAAtaatttggatgatataCCTTACATTTATTCGTTTAACCATCGTGCTAGTAAGGAAAATATCGGAATCAGAGATCGAAAGCCTTTTTCCACCGATACAAGAGTCACTACTCCCGAACATAGAAGTGATGTTTTGGGTTATGGTGAGGACAAATATCAATCTGATTTCTACGTTGATTCTAAAGCCAAAGTTAACAGTTTCCTTCGAAAGGCAGCGGAAGCGGCTAGTGAGGATGGTCTTTTACCTTACTACGAAGATGTCATTGAATTCCTCaacgaagaggatgaaaatgTTTCCATCGATGAACTCAATAGAGAGCGTTGGGTTATGTTGAAGAGACTCTTTTACATGCAAAAATTAGAGTCTAAGAAGGCATATGACGCTCGGGAGCAGACGTCGCCATCTCCAGAGGATGCAGAGAGAAATAGTGCTACCGCTAGAGATATCAAATTGGAGTCGATCCCGGCAACGACTTTgagtgatgatgaaattaaGGAGATTGATAAGAATATTTTACCTCAGACTGTGACTGATTTTGTGGATCCTTACTCCTTTGAGGATCCATTAGACATTGACTTTTTTGAAGGGATGTGGATGCCGCAATCAATTAGAAACACTATGCTTTATGAAATGGTATTTCATGTTCAGCCAGATGACTCGGTTCTGATCTGGAAAGAGTATAAGCGATTTCAAGAGCTTAAGCAGGCTTTTATGGAGAATCAAAAGTTAGAACGCGGGTATAATGAAAGcgatgttgatgataaatATCCAACCTATGAGGGGGATGACGAGGTCATTTTTGAAGGTAACTTGAATCAGGATGGAGCTTCTGACTCTATGCCAGGATCTTCTGACTCTGCACAAGTGCATTTTGAAAGCTCTGAAGATAAAAGTGAAAGTAAAGAGTCATTGCTGGAtttaaagagaagaactaTGCGGAGAGCCCGGATGACCGAGCTGGACAGATTCCAAAGGGCCGGAAGTCTTTCTGGTGGTATGGGGCCTATGATGTTTGGTGGAGGACTTGTTGGTAATTATGGTTCGATGTCAGTGTATGATTACGAAACTGCAAAAAAGCTTCTCGGACTAATTAAAGGTAGGGTAGTTAAGTTTCCATCTAAATGGCTTAAAAAGGAGGTGGAGGGCTCGAATTGGTTTTACAAAGCTGACAAGCTTCCACCGATTCAAATATACAACTAA